The Myxococcales bacterium genomic sequence AAAAGCTGGCGGTGCTGATCTTGGGAACGTCGGAGGCCGATGCCGATCTCGCCGAGAACGTGACCGAAGTCGTGATTGCCCACGTCGCGCGGCACGGCACCTTCGAGCTGGCCGGCAAAGAGGAGTTCCAGGCGCGGCTCGGTATGGATTCCGAGGTGCGCGGACAGGCCTGCCTCGAGAGCATGTCGTGCCTGAGCCGCGCGGCCGTGTCGCTGGGGGTGCGCCGGATCGTTTCGGGCAGCGTCGGCGTTCGGGGAAAGCAGTTCTTGTTCAGCTTGGCGCTGAACAACGTCGAGAGCGCTCAGGTCGAAAACAGGGTGTTTCGTCTGATCGAAGGCGACGTGCAGGCCCTCATCAGGGCCGTACAGTCGGGAACCGCCGAGCTGTTCAAGCCCCGCGTGGAGCCAGGGCGTGTCGAGGTGAAGAGCATGCCCGAAGGCGCACGGGTCTCCATCGATAACGCCTATCTAGGGATTACCCCGCTCATCTCGGGGACGTTGCTGCCCGGCCCGCATAGGGTGCGCGTCGAAGCCGATCAGCGCTTTTCCTGGACGTCCACGGTGGAGGTGCTGCCCGGGCAGGATCTGGGCATCAACCTCACAGAGGAGAATCTGCCGCGGAGACGCCAGTTCCCAGGTCAGGTGGCGTATGCAACGGGAGCGCTCAGCCTCGCGGCGCTGGCCAGCGGTGGCTTCTTCGGTGTGTTGTCCCAGGTCAGCACCTCGGGTGATACCCGGCTCGAGCATCAAGACAGCCTGGACGAGCGGGCGCGCTTTGCCGACATCGCCACCGTCTCGCTCATTACGGCCGGGGGCCTGGCGCTCCTCTCGCTCGGTACGTTCATCCTGTATCGCGACGACATCTTCGGCCGCGACGAAGACGTGAAGAACTGAGCCTCCGTTCCGGGCCGGCGGTGCTCAGGGCGTGCGTGTGACCAGCGTGATGTCGAAGGTCACGTCTCCCTGGCCATCCAGAGGCCAGCGCTCGTGCAGCACGCCCGTGGCATTCGCGAAGACGCCCGTGCCGCCCAGGATGAGACCTCGCTGGTCCCCCATGTATCCGTGCGTGGGGCGGCTTTCGCTGTTGTTGCCATCGGTGGCCACGTAGAGCGAGCCTGCACCC encodes the following:
- a CDS encoding PEGA domain-containing protein, translated to MLRLGRMKTWLGPCLGLVVLAQGAQAGGKAWGAEKLAVLILGTSEADADLAENVTEVVIAHVARHGTFELAGKEEFQARLGMDSEVRGQACLESMSCLSRAAVSLGVRRIVSGSVGVRGKQFLFSLALNNVESAQVENRVFRLIEGDVQALIRAVQSGTAELFKPRVEPGRVEVKSMPEGARVSIDNAYLGITPLISGTLLPGPHRVRVEADQRFSWTSTVEVLPGQDLGINLTEENLPRRRQFPGQVAYATGALSLAALASGGFFGVLSQVSTSGDTRLEHQDSLDERARFADIATVSLITAGGLALLSLGTFILYRDDIFGRDEDVKN